In Bradyrhizobium guangdongense, the sequence CGTCTCGCTCGCACTCGTGCACGCGGTGCTGATCGGCGGCGCCGTCTTCATGCTGCTGCCCTTTGTCTTCATGCTGACGAGCGCGATCAAGCCGCCAGGCGAGATCTTCGAGGCGACGTTTCGGCTCTGGCCGCGTCAGTTCTATGGATGGCAGAACTTCGATTCCGCCCTGAGCACCGCGCCGTTGCTGCGCTTCCTGCTCAACGGACTGATCGTCTGCGGCGGAATTCTCATCGTCCAGCTGCTGGTCGCAATTCCCTGCGCCTACGCGCTCGCCAAGCTGAAATTTCCGGGACGCCCGGTCCTCTTCTCGCTGGTCCTGCTCGGGCTCTGCATTCCGGTCCAGGCGCCCTCGCTCCCGCTCTACATCGCGTTCGCCGAGCTCGGCATTCTCAACACCTACCTCTCGATGATGATGCCGTTCTTCCTGTCGGTCTTCGCGATCTTCCTGTTCCGGCAGTTCTTCAAATCCTATCCGGACGAGATCATCCAAGCGGCGCGGCTCGATGGCGTCGGCGAATTCGAAATCGTCTGGCGCATCGTCGTGCCGAGCGCCTGGCCCGCCATTGCGGCGTTCTCGATCTTCTCGGTCGTGGCGCACTGGAACGACCTCTATTGGCCGCTCATCGTCGTCTCCGACACCAAGCTCGCAACACCACCGCTCGGCATGATGTATTTCGCCGATTCCGAGCTGGGCTCGAATTACGGCGCGCTGGCCGCCGGTGCCACCATCATCACCGCGCCGCTGGTGATCGCGTTCCTGATCGCGCGGCGGCATTTCATCGCCGGCATCACGATGACCGGAATCAAGTGACGTCAACCACTGCCAGGGGAGACACTGTCATGCTGCATCGCCGAGACCTCCTGAAGAGCGCCGCCGCCGTCGGGAGCACCGCGGTTTCAAGCCCGTTTCTGGCGCGCTCCGCACAGGCGCACGAAGTGACGCTGGACGTCCTCTATGCCTTCCCCGCCTTCGCGAAATTCCACGAGCCGATCGCCCAGGAATTCATGAAGCAGCGATCGGGCATCAAGGTCCAGTTCCGGGCCCCGGCGGCGAGCTATGACGAAGGTCATCAAACAATGCTGCGGCAGGCCGTCACCAACCAGCTCCCCGACGTCTATTATTCGGGTTACCATCTGCTCGCGGAGCTCGTGCGCACACTGGTGAAACGCAACCAGATCACGGAAGTCGCGCCCTTGCTGCAGAAGGAGGATGCCGCCTGGCGCAAGGCCAACTACTCCGACGGAATCCTGGCGCTCGGCGCGGTCGACGGCAATATCTACGGTCTCGCGTTCAATGCATCCCTGCCGGTCATCTATTTCAACACGCAGCTCGTGAAAGCGGCCGGCGGCGATCCCGACAAGATGCCCGACAATTGGCCCGGCATGATCGACCTGGCGGCCAACATCAAGGCCAAGGGCACCGATGTCGCCGGCATCGCCTACAACATCCATGATTGGCCGGACGACTGGCTGTTCCGCTCCCTGATCCTGCAGGGCGGCGGCCAGATGCTCGACGCATCGGAAACCGCTGCCGGTTTCGGCAACGAGACCGGGCTCAAGGCGCTCAGCCATTGCCGCAGATTCGTCGCTGACGCCAAGATGCCATTGATCGATTGGGATTCCTCGCGCCAGCAGTTCATCGCCGGGAAGATCGGCATCTTCGCGGACACGCCGGCCCGGCTGCGCCAGGTCACCGACCTGATCGGCGACAAGTTCACATTGCGAACCTGCACGTTCCCGATCGACGACAAGCAGAAGGGCGGACTGCCGACCGGCGGCAACGCGGCGATCATCACGGCAAGGGACGCCGCAAAGCAGCAGGCCGCCTGGGAGTTCCTGAAGTTCGTGAGCGGACCTGAAGCGCAGAAGATCGTGGTCGAGACCACGGGCTACATGCCGACCAATCTGCGCGCCTCGGGGCCCGAATTCCTGGCCCCGTTCTACGAAAAGAACCCGAACTTCCGCACCGTTTCGCAGCAGATCGAGCGCGCGAAGCCTTGGCAGGGTTACCCCGGCGGGCAGTCCGTGAAGATATGGCGCACCCAGCGCGAGACTGTCCACGCCGTGATGCGCGGCGAGACCACCCCCGAGGCCGGGCTCGATCGCATGGTCAGGGAAAGCAACGCCTTGATGAAGAGCTCTTAAGTACTGGATCATCGATTGCCGCAACGGCCACGTGCCGGCCGCAACGCTTCAGGAGACGGAATTACGTGTTCATCATTGCCCAGCTGAGCGATCTCCATGTGCGATCGCGCGGCAAGCTCGCTTACGGCCACGTCGATACCAACGCGATGTTTCACGACGCCATCGACGCGGTTGTGATGCTGGACCCGCGGCCTGATTGTGTCGTAGTCAGCGGCGACCTTACGGATAGCGGGCTCGCGGAGGAATACGGGATCGTCGACGCCGGCCTCGCCAGGCTGCCGATGCCTGTGTTCGTCATTCCCGGCAACCACGATAACCGCGAACAGCTCGTCCGCTCGCTCCGGCCACGCCACCATTATCTGCCGCCCGATGGCTTCATCAACTTCGTCGTGGACGATTTCCCGCTGCGGCTGATGTTCCTCGACAGCGTCGAAGCAGGACAAGGCCACGGGACCTTCTGCGCGACGCGACAGCAATGGTTGCGCGACGCACTGGCGGCCGGGGGCGGCAAGCCGACGCTCGTGATCATTCATCACCCACCGTTCCTGGTCGGAGCCGACGGGATGGACGAGCTGCGCCTCATCGGGGCCGATCCGCTCGACGCAATTATCAAGGACCATCCCGAAATCGAACGCGTGCTGTGCGGCCACTACCATCGCTCGATCACGACGCGCTATGCGGGCACGGTGGGCTATGTCGCCCCCGGCACGGCACATCAAGTGGCGCTCGACCTGCGACCCGGGCGCGCCAACCGCTTCATCATGGAGCCGCCCGGATTTGCCTTGCATTGCTGGCAGCCGGACATGGGCGTCAGCAGCCACGTGGTCCCGATCGGAAACTACGGGTGCTCGCTCGAATTCGTATCCGATCGCCAGCCCAGGACGGATCGAGATGACGGCCTTTCGACCCTGCTGGCCCGCGCGGACACGGTCGTCGACGAGGCCGCAGCCAAGCTGGTCGCGATGCAATTCTCGCCCCTGCACACCGAGCGCAAGGAAGGGCTCGACATCGTCACCGAGGCGGACCTCGCCTCCGAGGCGATCGTCGTCGCCGGCCTGAAGCGCCTGACGCCGGATGCCGGCATCCTGGCCGAGGAGAGCGGCGCAAGCCCGGGAGATCACGCCGCGCGCTGGATCATCGATCCGCTCGACGGGACGATCAACTACGCGCGCGGGCTGCCGTGGTTTTCCGTCACGGTCGCCTACGAGGTCGGCGGCGAGACCAAACTTGGCCTGATCGACGCGCCGAAGATTGGATTGAAGGCGCGCTACCTCGCCGGGGAAGGCGCGACGATCGACGGCGTGCCGGCCCGCGTCTCCTCGACGCGTTCGCTGTCGGATGCGGTCATCTCCGTGATCCTGACCTCGCATTTCACGCCCGAGGAAGTCCGGCGGACGGCGCGTGTCATCGAACTGCTCGGCGAGGTGGTGCGCGGCGTGCGTATCGTCGTTTCGGGCGCCCTTGAGACGGCGATGGTGGCCTCGGGCCGCCTCGACGGCTTTGTCTCGCTGAAGGCCGACATCGTCTCGCACGCGGCCGCGATGCCAATGGTGTGGGCCGGCGGCGGCAAGGTCACGACGCTGACTGGACGGCCGTGCCGCAACGAAGATCTCGACAAGATCACCTCCAACGGATTGATCCACGACGAGTTGCTGGCGCTTCTGCGCCAGGCGCTGCAATGACGGAACGCTATCGCGGAAACAGCTTGTCGCGGATGTAGCGAGAGGTCGGGGTCAATCTGGCGCCGCGCGGCTTCCGCCAAACCGCGCGGTCGATCTCCTTCTTGTCGCCGACCTTCAGGCGCCCCGACACCTTCTTGGCCAGGAAGATCGCATCACTCATCCGCCGGCCGGTTCCGCCCTTCTTCGCCTTCACTTCCTTCCAGAGCTTCAACGGCCCGAGCTTCAGCTTGGGCAACTCCTCCTTGATCTCGCGTCGAAGGCAGCGCCTGTCGCTCTCGCCTGCCCGCCGTCTTCCCCCCGGAAACATCCAGAGCCCGTCGCGCCTGCGCCTCACCATCAGGACGCGGCCCTTTCTCGCGACGACGAGTTTGGATGATTTCGCCATGGCCTTACGGGCAGATGATCGCCTTGATGATTCCGTCGCGCCGCGCGACCTGCTGCTCGAACGCGGCAGGCGTCTGGTCGAGCGAGAAGCTATGGGTCGCCAGCGGCGCGAGCTTGACCTGCCCAGACTGCGCGAGGGCGATGGCGCGCGGATAGACCTCAGGCATGCGGCGTGAAAACTTGATCGACAACCCCTTCCGGCGCGACTCCGCGCCGCTGAGGACATACTGGTTGTTCTCGGGAATGCCGACCAGAACGACCCGGCCGCCGATGCGCGCACAGCGTGCGGCATGCTCGAAGCCGTGCGAGGAGTCGGTCGCTTCGATGACGAGATCGACGCCGCGGCCTTCGGTGGCTTCACCGACCTCGGCGAAGCTGCGGCAGGCAACATCCGCACCGAGGTCGCACGCCAGTGCCGTGCGCTGCTCGACGGGGTCGATCGCGATGATCTTGCCGCTACCCGCGAGCCGCGCCAGCTGCACCAGCAGCAGTCCCACCGGCCCGCAGCCGAGCACCGCCACGGTCTCCTGAAGCCGCGGTCGCGCCAGATCCATGGCATGGATCGCGACACCGAGCGTCTCCAGGATCGCCGCGCCGGCGGGATCGATGCTGTCAGGCACCATATGCACGGCGGATTTCGGCACGCAGACGAATTCGGCCATTGCCCCGTTGTGAGGCGCGTAGCCCAGAAATTTTACATTTGGGCAGAGATTGGTGTGACCGCGGTGGCACCATTCGCAATGGCCGCAGGGAATGGACGGATCGACCGCCACCAGCGCCTCGGCCGAGAACCCCGCCTTGCGGGCCGAGTCCGGCGTCAGGACGCCGGAGAATTCATGTCCCAGGACGAACGGCCTGACTTGCGTCGGGCCCGTCGTTCCGCCCTCAAGATAGGAGTGCAGGTCGCTGCCGCAGACACCGACCGCCTTGACGCGAATGATGAGCTCGTCATCCGCGAGCGGCCTCGGCTCGGGAATATCGAGGACGCGGATATCACGAATGTCCTGGAGCACCGCAGCGCGCATGTCGAAGCATTCCCTCTGAGTAATTGTCTCCGTTATATTACATATGTAATCATCAGGTGACAAATGCTTTCCACTGGCTCACGGCGCACGTGCGTGGCCATCGCGCTCCCGGTACCGAAGGCGCGCTCCCCTCTACGCTACGGAAATGCCGCTATTTCTGCTTGTCGAACAGCTTCAGCGCGGCGACGGCGGTGTTCTCGTCCGTCACCAGCACCTTGCCGATCCGGCCGCGCAACACCGCCGCGATGATCGGGGCCTTGTTCAGCCCCCCGGCGATCAGCATCGAGGTCGGCACGCGCGCCAGCTTTTCCAGCGGCATCGCAATGGCGCGACTGTTGATGCCGTGATCGATGGGCCGGCCGGCCTTGTCGAGGAATTGCGCCAGCACGTCGCCGACGGCGCCCGCCGCCCGCAGCTGCTCGGCACGCACGTCCGGCGGCAGTCCATGCCGCATCAAGAGCGAGCGCGGCGTCAAATCTCCCATGCTGAGCAGCGCCAGATCGATCTTCTCGACGCTGTTCAGCACCTCCTGATAGACCTCCTGGGCCAGGAAGGTGTCGCGGGAGCGGCGGCTGCTGACGAAAATCGGCGCCGCCAGATAGCTGCACTGGGCGTGCAGCCGGTGCGCGAGCTCGCCAGCGATTTCGAAGGTGTTGAGCTCCAGCCCGCGCGACAGGCCGCCCATCATCGAGACGATCGAGAGATCAGGATAGTCCGCCGGCGTGACGTAACGGATAGTCTCGCGCAAGGTCGCCCCCCAGCCGATCCCGATGATGCGCGGGCGCTTCTGCTCGAGGAATTTGGACAAATAGGCTCCCGCCGCCATCCCGATCAGGCTGCCGGTCTGCTCGGGATTCTCCGGGCTCGGAATGACGACGACATCCTCGAGGCCGCATTCGCGGCGCAGGCGGTGCTCCAGTTCCGTGCAACTCGCAAAGGCGGAGTTGAGGCGGATATTGACGATGCCGGTCTGCCGGGCATCCGAAAGCATGCGGTTGACGCGGGCGCGGGTCAGCCCCAGCCGCTCGCCGATCTCGGCCTGGGTCAGATTCTCCATGTAGTAGAGCCAGGCGACCCGCAGGATGGTTTGATCAGTCACGGCGCAGTCCCCAGCAGCGGCCTCGAAACAAGGTCGGACGTCGGAGCATTTGAGGCGATCTTTCGTTGGCCGTCAAATCGGCGCCCTGCGGAGATCGTCATGCGGCCTTCGCGCCCGGCACGCCGTCCTCGACTACGAAGCTCGTCAGCCGCTGCACGGCGCTGCCGGCGTCCTTGACGTGGTCGAGGGCCTCGAATCCCACGGTGCAATGCCGGGCGTCGAGCTCGACCGTCGCATAGCCGCGCTTGTCGCCACGCGCATAGATGAGGTGCGGATTCTCCGCCAGCGCCTTGCGGACTCCGGCTTCGCTCGGCCCGTCCGAGGTGATCGAGGTGCCGACGAACTCGGTCGCAATGGTCGGCCCGTCCGGCCGGGCGAAGTCCTGCTTCAGATCGGCGGTGAAGAAGGCGTGGCGGTCGCCGCCGATCACGATCGGATTGCGCCGTCGCTGCGCCACGAGCGAATCAAGTAGCCGGCGGCGGGCATTGGGATAGCCGTCCCAGCCGTCCATCCAGAAACGCGCGCCGTCATCCCCTTCCCGCTTGTCCTGTGCCATCAAGGTCTGCTGCGCGACGATGGTCCATCGGCCGCGGCAGTCGCGCAGGCGCGCATCGAGCCATCGTTCCTGTTCGCGGCCCAGCATCGTTCGCGCTTCGTCCGTCCGGTCCGCGCAGTCCGTCACCCAAGTCGGCCGTCCGCCTCCGACACAGGCCGACGCCGAGCGATATTGCCGGTCGTCGAGCAGCAGCACGTCGAGCATCTCGCCGAAACGATAGTGCTCGTAGATCGTGGCCTCGGCCCCCCGTGGCTGCGCCGAGGGCGGCAACGGCATGTGCTCGTAATAGGCCTGATAGGCTGCCGCACGGATCTTCAGGAACTGAGCGGCATCGCCCACCGTGTAGGAACGATCATTGGCATAATCGTCCATCACCTCGTGGTCGTCCCAGACCGACAGCCAGGGAAAGGCGGCGTGCGCCGCCTGCAGATCGCGATCGCCCTTGTAGAGCGCGTAGCGGTTGCGGAATTCATCGAGTGTCGTCGGAATTCCGACGACGTGCTGGCGGACGTGGCGCGATCCCCAGGACTTCTCATAGATGTAGTCACCGAGATGCACGACGAGGTCGAGATCGCGCGCGGCCATGTCGCGATAGGCTGCAAAATAGCCCTGCTCGTATTGCTGGCACGATGCGAAAGCAAAGCGGAAAGGCCGTTCCGACCCCGCCGGCGCGGTGCGCGTTCGTCCGACCGGGCTGAACGCCGGACCGGCGCGGAAGCGGTACCAATAGACGCGATCCGGCAGCAAGCCCGTCGCCTCGGCATGCACCGAATGCGCAAGCTCGGCGCTCGTCCGCACGATGCCGTGGGAGGCGATGCGCGCGAACGCCTCATCCTCCGCGACCTGCCATTCGACCTCGACCGGTGCATCCCTCATGCCGCCGCCGTCGAGCGGTTGCGGCGCAAGGCGGGTCCACAGGATGACGCGATCCTGCCGCGGGCATCCGGAGGCAATCCCGAGCGTGAATGGATCTGCGCTGAATGAGACCGGCGCTCCCCGCACAAACCCGGCGGGCGCGGCCAAGGCGGCGCTCGCCAGCGATCCTACGAGAAAGCGACGGCGCGGAATCATGGGCGGGCCGGCATCGTTTCGAGCTGGCGGCGAATGCTCACGGCGAGATCCGGCCGATCGGTCGTGATCTGCCGCACCGGCTGGGCAAGCCAGTAAGCGATATCTTCCGGCTCGTTGGTCACCCATGCACCGAGCCGCTCGGGGCCGAGCAGCCTGAGGGCGACCGGCAACGCGAGCCCCAGGAGCGATTTTTCGACCGCTACGATGCAGCCGGGAATGCCAGCCAATTGCGTCAGCGCTGGCTCTAGTCCGCCCATCATCTCTGCCGAACGACGGTCGAGCGAAACGAGCACCCGCGCCTCCGGCCACAGCCGCCGCACGGTCTCGATCACGCCGGGCACGAAGCAGGTGATGACGGCACGACGCTCCAGGCCCCGGCGCTTGATCTGCTCGATCAGCCGCGCCTCGAGTCCTGAATAGGCACTTCCAAGCGCATCCGTCTTGATCTCGATGTGGAGCTCGAGCGTGGTTTCGCTGAACACGTCGAGCACCTCGTCCAGGGTCGGAATGAACTCATCGCCGGCATCGCGAAGACGCGTTGCCGTCAATTGTCGCAGGCTGCGCTCGCCGACCGGCCCGCTCTCGAATGTGGTGCGGTCGAGCAGCGGATCGTGGATCACGACCACACCGCCGTCCGCGCTCTGATGGACGTCGAACTCGACCGCATCGACGCCCTGCTTGCACAGGTTGCGGAAACCCGTCAGGCTGTTCTCCGGCCAGAGATTGCGTCCGCCGCGATGCCCGGCGATAAAAACCATGATCAGTCCCTATTTGCTGCTGTCGACGAGACCCTTGATGAACCAGCGCTGCAACAATAGGACGACCAGCACCGGCGGCAACATCGTGAGGAGCGCACCACTCATGGCGATGTTCCAGGCCGGCTCGCTGTCGGAACGCGGGATCAGGCCCTTCAACGCAATGACCGCCGTTGCCATGTCCTTGTCGGTCGTGAACAGCAACGGCCAGAGATACTGATTCCAGCCGAACAGGAACAGGATGATGGCGAGCGCCACCATGTTCGGGACGGACAGCGGCAGCAGGATGCTCCAGAAGAAGTGCAGCGGCGAGGCGCCGTCGAGCCTCGCCGCCTCGCACAGCTCCTCCGGGATCGTCAGGAAGAACTGGCGGAAAAGGAAGGTGGCGGTGGCGGAGGCGATCAGCGGCAGGATCAACCCGGGATAGGTATTGACCATGTTCCATTCCAGCGCGATCGCGACCTCATGCCCGCTGATCCAGCGCCAGAGATCGGCGACATGCAGCTTGTCCAGGAGCCATTGCAGCGGCAGCGCCGCATTTGCCACGGCTTCGAAGGTTGGCACGATCCGGACCTCGATCGGCAGCATCAGCGACATGAAAATGAGCCAGAATGCCAGCATCCTGTAGCGAAACCGGAAGTAGGTGATGGCGAAGGCCGAGAGCAGCGATACCGCGATCTTGCCGGCAGTGATGCCGAGCGCCACGATGATCGAATTGGTGAAGGTGCGGCTGAAATTGCCCTTGCTCCAGGCCAGTTGCAGATTGTCGAAGAACTGGCCTCCCGGCAGCCATGGCAGCGGCACCTTCTGCACCTCGGCCACCGTGAGCGAGCCGGCCACGAACGCGAAATACAGCGGTATGCAGACCGTGAGCGCGCCCGCGATCAGGATCGCGTGACAGAGCACGTTGAGGACCGGTGAGCGTTCCACCATGCGGCTAGACCCCGTAATTGACCTTGCGATCGAAGTAGCGGAATTGCAGCAGCGTGCAGATCAGCGCAAAGCTCATCAAGAGAACCGACTGTGCCGCCGAAGAGCCGAGATCGAGATTGACGAAGCCGTCGACGAAGACCTTGTAGACCAGAATGTTGGTCGCACCGGCCGGGCCGCCTTTGGTCACGGCATCGATGATGGCGAAGGTTTCGAAGAAGCCATAGATGAAGTTCATCACCGTGAGGAAGAAGATGGTAGGCCCGAGCATCGGCAGCGCGATCGAAACGAAGCGGCGGATCAGTCCCGCGCCGTCCACGGCGGCCGCCTCCATCAGCGATACCGGCACTGCGAGCAGACCGACCACCAGGAAGATATAATCGTAGCAGATGTGCTTCCATGACGCGGCCAGCGTCACCAGAATCAGCGCATCGGTGGGATTGAGGTTGGGGTCCCACACAATGCCGAGCCGGTGCAGCACCTGCGCCAGCGGGCCGACCGCCGGATTGAACAGGAAGGCCCACAGGATGCCGGCGATCGCAGGCGCAATGGCATAAGGCAGCAGGATCATGGTGCGATAGACCGAGCGGCCGCGCACGATCCTGTCGGTGGCGAAGGCCAGCACCAGGGCGCTGCCCAAGGTGAGCACGTTCTGCGCCACCGTGAACCAGAACGTCATCGCGATCGATTGGCGGTAATCGCTGCTCGCGAGCAGCGTCCTGAAATTGTCGAACCAGACGAACTGGACGCTGGTTCCGAAGGGATCGCTGAGCAGAACGGACTGCATCAGCGCCCGCAGCGACGGAATGAAGAAGAAGAACAGCAGGATCAGCAATTGCGGCAGCAACAGCAGCGTCGGCAGGCCGGGACCGTCGCCGAAATTGGCCCGCTTCAGTCCGGCCTCCTCGCGCCGCTGCGTCTTTCCGGACCTGCGCGAGCTGCCAGCGGCTGCCGACGGCACGCCGCCCCCGTGCCTTGGTTGAAGCACAGGGGCGCGCGCGTCACGCCACGGGATGGACAGGCGCAGCGTCATGGACGCTCGGTTTCCGGAGTCTTCCCGGCATTCAGCTTTTCGAACTGCCGCAGGATCTCGTTACCCCGCTTGACTGCGTCATCCATGGCCTGCTGCGGCTGCTTCTGGCCGGCGAACACCGCCTCGACCTCCTGGCGCTGGGCCAACATCGTCTGCACGAAGTTGCCGAAGCGAAAGCCGCGCGAGTTCTCGTTCGGCGTGCCGCGCGAGAGCTGCAGCACCGCGATCTCCCTGGTCGGATGATCCTTGTAATAGCCCCGCTCCCGTGCGAGCGCATAGGCGCGGTTGGTGGCGGGAACATAGCCGGTTGCGCCATGCCACCAGACCTGGGTTTCCGGCTGCGCGACGAAATCCAGAAAGGCCGCGACGGCCTCGTATCGCTCGGGCGTGTGGCCCTTCATGACCCAGATGGCCCCGCCCCCGATGGTGCTGTTGAGCGGCGGATCGATGTCGCTCTCGTGCGGCAGGAAGGTGGCGCTCCAGTTGATGGTCGCATTGCGCTCGATGTTGCCGTGCGATGCGGTCGAATTCACGAAGGTCGAACACCGGCCCGACGTGAACAATTGTTCGGGACTGAAGCCCTGGCCTGCGATCTGCATCACCCCGTCATCAAGCCATTTCTTGAGCCGCGCGACTTGTGACACCACCTTCGTCTTGTTGTAGACGAATTCGGTGCCGAGCCCGTCGAATCCGTTTGCCAAAGTGCCGTAGGGCTGATTGTTGATGGCGCTGTAGTTCTCGAGCAGGCTCCAGTAGAAATCGCCGGGCAGCACCGTGCCGCACTCGCTGATCCCCTTGGACTTAATGGCATAGAGCTGCTTCTCCAGCTCCTGCCAAGTCTCGGCCGGCTTGTCGAAACCGGCCTTCTGGAAGTGATCCTTGTTGTACCAGAAGATCGGCGTCGACGAGTTGAAGGGCATCGCGGACATTCGGCCCTTGTAGCTCCAGAAGCTTGCCACAGGTTTGATGAAGTCCGAGAAGTCGATCTTGTAACCCTTTTGCTCCACCAAATCCTGCACGGGGACAATGGCTCCTGAGAGCAACATCGTCATGTAACCGCGTTCGGCGATCTGCACCATTTCGGGCGGCCGCTTGGCGCGATAGGCGGCGATCACCCCGTTCGTCACCTCATCATAGTTCCCCTTGGCGACGGCGACGACCGTGTACTTGTCCTGCGACTTGTTAAATTTCTCGACCAGCTCATTGAGTCGGTCGCCGAGGACGCCACTCATGGCGTGCCACCACTGGACCTCGACCCGCGCCTGCGCCGGACCAACCAATGCCAGCGCGCCGAACAAGGCCGCAATGAATGCGACTTTCCTACCCATGGCAGCCCTCCCTCGCCGGGCCAAAAGGCCCGATCTATACATTTGTATTCCTATCATGACATATGTGTCGACATGATGAAAGTGGGCGTACGCCCTCTCCTTCGGAGTGCCGGCGTCGGAGGTCAGCAGTGCCAAACGGATCCAGTTTGCAAAGGGAGCTACGACGCGTATCGAATTGCCCGGCCGACCTTCTGCAGGGCTTCGAAGGTTCCAAAGCGCCGGTCGGCCCAAGGAGCCAGGGCAACCTGGGGCCGATGGATCTCTCCCAAGACCGACATCTCCTGCATCGCCTCGCCGAGATTGGAATGGTCGCCGGAGGCAACCGATCCCAGCATCGCGGAGCCGAGCAGGACGGCCTCCGGGGACGCCGACGCGGCGACCGTCAGCCCCGTCATATCGGCGAGCACCTGTCGCACGAGGCGGCTCCTCCCGGCACCGCCGCTGACCACGATGGTATCGACCGCAATGCCCTTGTTCTGCTGGGCGCGAACGATCTGCCTCGCCCCGCAGCCGAGACCGCACAGCCCGGCAAGATAAAGCGACAGCAGACTCTCCAGATCCGAGCGCATATCGAGCCCGGCGATCAGTGCACGCGCGTCAGGATCCGCGAACGGCGCGCGATTGCCGAGGAATTCGGGGACGACATGAACCTCGCCGACCAACTGCGGAATCATTCCGGCACCGCCGCGGGATTCGCTTTCGGAGGCCAGCCAATCGGCAAGCGTCTGCTGCTTCTGGCGTGCAGCCTGCGTCGCTTGCGCGGAATGCGGATGCATCTGCAACAGATGCTCGATAGCAGCGCCGGCGGCGGACTGCCCCCCTTCATTGAGCCAGAGCCCGGGTACCATGGCCGAGAAATAGGGTCCCCACACGCCGGGGACGAAGGACGGAGCCGACGTGGTCGTCATGGTACAGGCGGAGGTTCCGAACACATAGGCCATGCGCGTCAGCACCGTGCCCGCCGTACCGCGCGCGCCCACCGTTCCGACGCCGCCAGCATGGGCGTCGATAAGGCCGGCGGCGACCGCCGTACCCGCAATGAGGCCGAGATCGGCCGCGGCCTTCGCCGTCAGGCCCGCCGCCAATCTCGTTCCCCCGGGCACGATCTCGGTGCCGATCCTGCGAAACTGCTCGTCCGCGAGCACGCCGAGGCCGACCTTGCGGAAGAATTGATCGTCCCAACGGTTTTCGTGACCCAGATAGGTCCACTTGCATGTCACGGTACATGTGGAGCGAGACAGGCTCCCTGTCGCCCGCCAGGTGAGAAAGTCGGTCAAGTCCATGAACTGCCACGCATGGCAGAACGTGTCTGGCATGTTTTCGGCGAGCCACAACAGTTTCGGCGTCTCCATCTCAGGTGAGATCATTCCGCCGACATAGTCGAGA encodes:
- a CDS encoding carbohydrate ABC transporter permease, which codes for MHQPATILRPSAPVAIRIRRLVSLALVHAVLIGGAVFMLLPFVFMLTSAIKPPGEIFEATFRLWPRQFYGWQNFDSALSTAPLLRFLLNGLIVCGGILIVQLLVAIPCAYALAKLKFPGRPVLFSLVLLGLCIPVQAPSLPLYIAFAELGILNTYLSMMMPFFLSVFAIFLFRQFFKSYPDEIIQAARLDGVGEFEIVWRIVVPSAWPAIAAFSIFSVVAHWNDLYWPLIVVSDTKLATPPLGMMYFADSELGSNYGALAAGATIITAPLVIAFLIARRHFIAGITMTGIK
- a CDS encoding zinc-dependent alcohol dehydrogenase, which encodes MRAAVLQDIRDIRVLDIPEPRPLADDELIIRVKAVGVCGSDLHSYLEGGTTGPTQVRPFVLGHEFSGVLTPDSARKAGFSAEALVAVDPSIPCGHCEWCHRGHTNLCPNVKFLGYAPHNGAMAEFVCVPKSAVHMVPDSIDPAGAAILETLGVAIHAMDLARPRLQETVAVLGCGPVGLLLVQLARLAGSGKIIAIDPVEQRTALACDLGADVACRSFAEVGEATEGRGVDLVIEATDSSHGFEHAARCARIGGRVVLVGIPENNQYVLSGAESRRKGLSIKFSRRMPEVYPRAIALAQSGQVKLAPLATHSFSLDQTPAAFEQQVARRDGIIKAIICP
- a CDS encoding ABC transporter substrate-binding protein produces the protein MLHRRDLLKSAAAVGSTAVSSPFLARSAQAHEVTLDVLYAFPAFAKFHEPIAQEFMKQRSGIKVQFRAPAASYDEGHQTMLRQAVTNQLPDVYYSGYHLLAELVRTLVKRNQITEVAPLLQKEDAAWRKANYSDGILALGAVDGNIYGLAFNASLPVIYFNTQLVKAAGGDPDKMPDNWPGMIDLAANIKAKGTDVAGIAYNIHDWPDDWLFRSLILQGGGQMLDASETAAGFGNETGLKALSHCRRFVADAKMPLIDWDSSRQQFIAGKIGIFADTPARLRQVTDLIGDKFTLRTCTFPIDDKQKGGLPTGGNAAIITARDAAKQQAAWEFLKFVSGPEAQKIVVETTGYMPTNLRASGPEFLAPFYEKNPNFRTVSQQIERAKPWQGYPGGQSVKIWRTQRETVHAVMRGETTPEAGLDRMVRESNALMKSS
- a CDS encoding NUDIX hydrolase; the protein is MAKSSKLVVARKGRVLMVRRRRDGLWMFPGGRRRAGESDRRCLRREIKEELPKLKLGPLKLWKEVKAKKGGTGRRMSDAIFLAKKVSGRLKVGDKKEIDRAVWRKPRGARLTPTSRYIRDKLFPR
- a CDS encoding inositol monophosphatase family protein; protein product: MFIIAQLSDLHVRSRGKLAYGHVDTNAMFHDAIDAVVMLDPRPDCVVVSGDLTDSGLAEEYGIVDAGLARLPMPVFVIPGNHDNREQLVRSLRPRHHYLPPDGFINFVVDDFPLRLMFLDSVEAGQGHGTFCATRQQWLRDALAAGGGKPTLVIIHHPPFLVGADGMDELRLIGADPLDAIIKDHPEIERVLCGHYHRSITTRYAGTVGYVAPGTAHQVALDLRPGRANRFIMEPPGFALHCWQPDMGVSSHVVPIGNYGCSLEFVSDRQPRTDRDDGLSTLLARADTVVDEAAAKLVAMQFSPLHTERKEGLDIVTEADLASEAIVVAGLKRLTPDAGILAEESGASPGDHAARWIIDPLDGTINYARGLPWFSVTVAYEVGGETKLGLIDAPKIGLKARYLAGEGATIDGVPARVSSTRSLSDAVISVILTSHFTPEEVRRTARVIELLGEVVRGVRIVVSGALETAMVASGRLDGFVSLKADIVSHAAAMPMVWAGGGKVTTLTGRPCRNEDLDKITSNGLIHDELLALLRQALQ
- a CDS encoding sugar-binding transcriptional regulator; the protein is MTDQTILRVAWLYYMENLTQAEIGERLGLTRARVNRMLSDARQTGIVNIRLNSAFASCTELEHRLRRECGLEDVVVIPSPENPEQTGSLIGMAAGAYLSKFLEQKRPRIIGIGWGATLRETIRYVTPADYPDLSIVSMMGGLSRGLELNTFEIAGELAHRLHAQCSYLAAPIFVSSRRSRDTFLAQEVYQEVLNSVEKIDLALLSMGDLTPRSLLMRHGLPPDVRAEQLRAAGAVGDVLAQFLDKAGRPIDHGINSRAIAMPLEKLARVPTSMLIAGGLNKAPIIAAVLRGRIGKVLVTDENTAVAALKLFDKQK